One genomic region from Xylocopa sonorina isolate GNS202 chromosome 8, iyXylSono1_principal, whole genome shotgun sequence encodes:
- the Btbvii gene encoding BTB-protein-VII isoform X1 produces MSMQQFCLRWNNHQPNFISVFSNLLNNETLVDVTLAAEGRHLQAHKVVLSACSTYFQSLFTVNPCQHPIVILKDVKFSDLKIMVDFMYYGEVNISQDQLPSIIKTAESLKIKGLAEMHTASLTKWPSGSSEPGGGDRGESCSPSPSPLSPSFRRKRLRKSSTGSTSGSGEKPEEMNEITLVATNIVKPEPLIVSQEGSESLRRPVNTSTESQGSIDEDQISIMSNMENSSAATPAQNDGSIQDVSQQSGGNVAQSSVSSQPPAHQAVCKQVGPKRCRLLRQPRVKKESNHLSPDSEATSPRIVSSSVYVATPTLNLPQTSKTWEETRTASPPQSILVNQPSLLTVTTSTNLLTVPQPSYLMKQHSHPLLTSQQQSGSGNYWIHRQHSNPEFPRRTTSPTIVVEPAPVVKTEEEIAEESVTVATTTTETTGSTSGLRVKTAELRRSSSSPQSTSREPRESTGDLRHGHCPVLRPGPALGCIHCWNTIDAHGRTLRRKTKYHCPECQANLCIVPCFQEYHELSKDEH; encoded by the exons ATGTCGATGCAACAGTTCTGTTTGCGATGGAACAATCATCAACCGAACTTCATTTCGGTGTTCTCTAATTTATTGAATAATGAGACACTGGTTGACGTGACTTTGGCTGCCGAAGGCAGACACCTTCAGGCACACAAAGTTGTACTGTCCGCGTGCAGTACATACTTTCAGTCGCTGTTCACAGTGAATCCGTGTCAGCATCCGATTGTTATATTGAAGGATGTAAAATTCTCCGACCTGAAAATCATGGTCGATTTTATGTACTATGGCGAAGTAAACATATCACAAGATCAATTACCATCTATTATAAAG ACTGCTGAAAGTTTGAAGATAAAGGGGCTTGCGGAAATGCATACTGCATCTTTAACTAAGTGGCCAAGTGGTAGTAGCGAACCAGGAGGAGGTGATCGCGGTGAATCTTGTTCACCTAGTCCATCTCCATTGTCACCGTCTTTTCGCAGAAAAAGATTAAGGAAATCATCTACAGGTTCAACGTCTGGGTCTGGAGAGAAaccagaagaaatgaatgaaATTACTTTAGTTGCTACTAATATTGTTAAACCAGAACCGTTGATAGTGTCTCAAGAAGGCAGCGAAAGTCTGAGAAGACCTGTTAATACTAGTACCGAATCTCAAGGAAGTATTGATGAGGATCAAATATCAATT ATGAGTAACATGGAGAACAGTTCAGCAGCAACACCAGCACAAAACGATGGTTCGATACAAGACGTGAGTCAACAGTCAGGAGGAAATGTGGCGCAGAGTTCAGTTTCTTCGCAACCACCTGCACATCAAG CAGTTTGCAAGCAGGTAGGCCCGAAGAGATGCCGTCTGTTGCGTCAACCACGAGTGAAGAAGGAATCGAACCACTTGTCGCCGGACAGCGAAGCTACGTCGCCGCGTATCGTCTCGTCCTCGGTTTACGTGGCGACACCGACGCTGAATCTGCCTCAGACCTCGAAAACCTGGGAGGAAACGAGGACTGCGTCGCCGCCACAATCGATTCTGGTGAACCAGCCAAGCCTGTTGACGGTGACGACGTCGACGAACCTTCTGACCGTGCCTCAGCCGTCCTACTTGATGAAGCAGCACTCCCACCCGCTCTTGACTAGCCAGCAACAGTCTGGCAGTGGGAATTACTGGATACACAGGCAACATTCGAACCCAGAGTTCCCAAGGAGGACCACCAGCCCAACGATCGTCGTCGAACCGGCGCCTGTCGTTAAAACGGAGGAAGAAATCGCGGAGGAATCTGTCACTGTTGCTACCACCACTACAGAGACCACAGGGTCCACCTCTGGGCTGAGGGTGAAGACTGCGGAGCTTAGACGGAGTTCCTCGTCTCCGCAA TCGACAAGCAGAGAGCCTCGAGAGAGCACTGGAGACCTGCGTCATGGCCACTGTCCAGTGTTACGTCCAGGTCCAGCTTTAGGTTGTATTCACTGCTGGAACACCATAGATGCTCATGGTCGAACGTTACGAAGGAAAACGAAGTACCATTGTCCAGAGTGCCAGGCCAATCTCTGCATCGTACCCTGTTTCCAAGAGTACCACGAGCTGAGcaaagacgaacattga
- the Btbvii gene encoding BTB-protein-VII isoform X3, translating into MSMQQFCLRWNNHQPNFISVFSNLLNNETLVDVTLAAEGRHLQAHKVVLSACSTYFQSLFTVNPCQHPIVILKDVKFSDLKIMVDFMYYGEVNISQDQLPSIIKTAESLKIKGLAEMHTASLTKWPSGSSEPGGGDRGESCSPSPSPLSPSFRRKRLRKSSTGSTSGSGEKPEEMNEITLVATNIVKPEPLIVSQEGSESLRRPVNTSTESQGSIDEDQISIMSNMENSSAATPAQNDGSIQDVSQQSGGNVAQSSVSSQPPAHQGLQWTIMEHTYPRFALSSCQTNLSIQASSAFTTPEITASSTISDQYSGTSTTGSSCALTNYPNSSHGTLQHTSSGGPSPSAQCPSNCQSPCASPQTAIKRKRSTNPQADENFIRALDAVRYGGIGFCKAARMFGVNNRTLWLEYKKRGYPNNRPSLKSRVKQEVNSSPPPAQSTQPVNSQSPTPMGPPTTPHSTHNTHSTHTMLTSHSPHTMLSGYIDSRHTDYALPSTTMPINLHGVNYNAM; encoded by the exons ATGTCGATGCAACAGTTCTGTTTGCGATGGAACAATCATCAACCGAACTTCATTTCGGTGTTCTCTAATTTATTGAATAATGAGACACTGGTTGACGTGACTTTGGCTGCCGAAGGCAGACACCTTCAGGCACACAAAGTTGTACTGTCCGCGTGCAGTACATACTTTCAGTCGCTGTTCACAGTGAATCCGTGTCAGCATCCGATTGTTATATTGAAGGATGTAAAATTCTCCGACCTGAAAATCATGGTCGATTTTATGTACTATGGCGAAGTAAACATATCACAAGATCAATTACCATCTATTATAAAG ACTGCTGAAAGTTTGAAGATAAAGGGGCTTGCGGAAATGCATACTGCATCTTTAACTAAGTGGCCAAGTGGTAGTAGCGAACCAGGAGGAGGTGATCGCGGTGAATCTTGTTCACCTAGTCCATCTCCATTGTCACCGTCTTTTCGCAGAAAAAGATTAAGGAAATCATCTACAGGTTCAACGTCTGGGTCTGGAGAGAAaccagaagaaatgaatgaaATTACTTTAGTTGCTACTAATATTGTTAAACCAGAACCGTTGATAGTGTCTCAAGAAGGCAGCGAAAGTCTGAGAAGACCTGTTAATACTAGTACCGAATCTCAAGGAAGTATTGATGAGGATCAAATATCAATT ATGAGTAACATGGAGAACAGTTCAGCAGCAACACCAGCACAAAACGATGGTTCGATACAAGACGTGAGTCAACAGTCAGGAGGAAATGTGGCGCAGAGTTCAGTTTCTTCGCAACCACCTGCACATCAAG GATTGCAATGGACTATTATGGAGCATACATATCCACGTTTCGCTCTGTCCTCGTGTCAAACGAATCTGTCGATCCAAGCGTCATCAGCTTTTACCACGCCCGAAATAACAGCTTCCTCGACCATCAGCGATCAGTACTCTGGTACCAGCACGACTGGTTCCAGTTGCGCCCTGACGAATTACCCGAACTCCTCGCACGGGACGTTGCAGCACACGTCGTCGGGCGGCCCATCACCGTCTGCACAGTGCCCAAGTAATTGCCAGAGCCCGTGCGCCAGTCCGCAGACCGCAATAAAGAGGAAACGATCGACGAATCCGCAAGCGGACGAGAACTTTATCAGGGCGTTAGACGCTGTACGATACGGCGGGATAGGGTTCTGTAAGGCGGCCAGAATGTTCGGTGTGAACAATCGAACGCTTTGGCTGGAGTACAAGAAGCGCGGTTATCCGAACAACCGGCCCAGCCTCAAGTCTAGGGTCAAGCAAGAAGTGAATTCCTCACCGCCGCCGGCTCAGTCAACGCAGCCGGTCAATTCGCAGAGTCCCACACCAATGGGCCCCCCTACCACACCGCACAGTACACACAATACCCACAGCACGCATACCATGCTGACCAGTCACAGCCCTCATACGATGCTGAGCGGTTACATCGATAGCAGGCATACGGATTACGCGTTGCCCAGTACCACAATGCCGATCAATTTGCACGGTGTCAACTATAACGCGATGTGA
- the LOC143425800 gene encoding beta-1,3-galactosyltransferase 5 translates to MLDKRRLHALGSSPCTLIFLVALALTGCLSLWLHIDGSGFTGPYSSGASAHGYLMILPRNVTPSPQPYLTHELPFGDRSTLIDIKDFRFVINHDPCNRTHPLLLMLVHSAPENFAKRNVVRETWGQQSSDVALLFLVGSSDKHQPKLEEENRRYKDLIQGNFLDAYRNMTYKHVMALKWATYHCPSAKYILKLDDDVFVHTSALLDFLTRELSPCGARRLILCDSFTKAAVKRSWRSKWRVTPQEYPGTHYPTYCAGWAILYSPDSVFLLYREAQKEPYFWIDDVHVTGTLAKKVNITQTSLHYLVLTNKNMQEFLSNPNSRKEFLFGPPNLTEKQIRALQNLVTKPRPSSESLLN, encoded by the exons ATGCTGGATAAGCGGCGGCTCCATGCCCTCGGTTCGTCGCCATGCACTCTGATTTTCCTGGTCGCCTTGGCGTTGACCGGATGCCTCTCCCTCTGGCTTCACATCGACGGGTCCGGGTTCACCGGGCCTTACAGCAGCGGCGCGTCAGCACACGGCTACCTGATGATCTTACCCAGGAACGTGACGCCGTCCCCACAGCCGTACTTAACGCACGAGCTGCCGTTCGGTGACAGATCCACCCTGATCGACATAAAGGACTTCCGGTTCGTGATCAACCATGACCCGTGTAACCGTACGCATCCGTTGCTGTTGATGTTAGTCCACTCGGCGCCGGAGAATTTCGCGAAGAGGAACGTGGTCAGGGAGACATGGGGCCAGCAGTCGTCGGACGTGGCTCTGCTCTTCCTCGTCGGCTCCTCCGACAAGCACCAGCCCAAGCTTGAAGAGGAGAATAGGAGATACAAAGATTTGATACAAGGCAACTTTCTCGATGCCTACAGGAACATGACTTACAAGCATGTGATGGCATTGAAGTGGGCTACGTATCATTGTCCAA GTGCCAAATATATACTAAAATTAGACGACGATGTTTTTGTTCATACATCCGCCTTACTGGATTTCTTAACGCGTGAACTATCGCCATGTGGAGCAAGACGGCTGATACTTTGCGACTCTTTCACCAAAGCCGCCGTAAAGAGGTCCTGGCGTTCAAAGTGGAGGGTGACACCTCAAGAATATCCTGGTACACATTATCCCACGTATTGCGCTGGCTGGGCGATCCTGTATTCGCCCGACAGCGTGTTTCTTTTGTACCGGGAGGCGCAGAAGGAACCGTACTTCTGGATCGACGATGTTCACGTTACAGGGACATTAGCTAAGAAAGTAAATATAACGCAAACCTCTTTGCATTACCTGGTGCTAACCAATAAGAACATGCAGGAGTTTCTATCCAATCCGAATTCTCGTAAGGAGTTTCTGTTCGGTCCTCCGAATCTTACGGAGAAACAAATAAGAGCTTTACAGAATCTGGTCACTAAACCACGGCCTAGCAGCGAAAGCCTATTAAACTGA
- the Btbvii gene encoding BTB-protein-VII isoform X2 produces the protein MSMQQFCLRWNNHQPNFISVFSNLLNNETLVDVTLAAEGRHLQAHKVVLSACSTYFQSLFTVNPCQHPIVILKDVKFSDLKIMVDFMYYGEVNISQDQLPSIIKTAESLKIKGLAEMHTASLTKWPSGSSEPGGGDRGESCSPSPSPLSPSFRRKRLRKSSTGSTSGSGEKPEEMNEITLVATNIVKPEPLIVSQEGSESLRRPVNTSTESQGSIDEDQISIMSNMENSSAATPAQNDGSIQDVSQQSGGNVAQSSVSSQPPAHQVCKQVGPKRCRLLRQPRVKKESNHLSPDSEATSPRIVSSSVYVATPTLNLPQTSKTWEETRTASPPQSILVNQPSLLTVTTSTNLLTVPQPSYLMKQHSHPLLTSQQQSGSGNYWIHRQHSNPEFPRRTTSPTIVVEPAPVVKTEEEIAEESVTVATTTTETTGSTSGLRVKTAELRRSSSSPQSTSREPRESTGDLRHGHCPVLRPGPALGCIHCWNTIDAHGRTLRRKTKYHCPECQANLCIVPCFQEYHELSKDEH, from the exons ATGTCGATGCAACAGTTCTGTTTGCGATGGAACAATCATCAACCGAACTTCATTTCGGTGTTCTCTAATTTATTGAATAATGAGACACTGGTTGACGTGACTTTGGCTGCCGAAGGCAGACACCTTCAGGCACACAAAGTTGTACTGTCCGCGTGCAGTACATACTTTCAGTCGCTGTTCACAGTGAATCCGTGTCAGCATCCGATTGTTATATTGAAGGATGTAAAATTCTCCGACCTGAAAATCATGGTCGATTTTATGTACTATGGCGAAGTAAACATATCACAAGATCAATTACCATCTATTATAAAG ACTGCTGAAAGTTTGAAGATAAAGGGGCTTGCGGAAATGCATACTGCATCTTTAACTAAGTGGCCAAGTGGTAGTAGCGAACCAGGAGGAGGTGATCGCGGTGAATCTTGTTCACCTAGTCCATCTCCATTGTCACCGTCTTTTCGCAGAAAAAGATTAAGGAAATCATCTACAGGTTCAACGTCTGGGTCTGGAGAGAAaccagaagaaatgaatgaaATTACTTTAGTTGCTACTAATATTGTTAAACCAGAACCGTTGATAGTGTCTCAAGAAGGCAGCGAAAGTCTGAGAAGACCTGTTAATACTAGTACCGAATCTCAAGGAAGTATTGATGAGGATCAAATATCAATT ATGAGTAACATGGAGAACAGTTCAGCAGCAACACCAGCACAAAACGATGGTTCGATACAAGACGTGAGTCAACAGTCAGGAGGAAATGTGGCGCAGAGTTCAGTTTCTTCGCAACCACCTGCACATCAAG TTTGCAAGCAGGTAGGCCCGAAGAGATGCCGTCTGTTGCGTCAACCACGAGTGAAGAAGGAATCGAACCACTTGTCGCCGGACAGCGAAGCTACGTCGCCGCGTATCGTCTCGTCCTCGGTTTACGTGGCGACACCGACGCTGAATCTGCCTCAGACCTCGAAAACCTGGGAGGAAACGAGGACTGCGTCGCCGCCACAATCGATTCTGGTGAACCAGCCAAGCCTGTTGACGGTGACGACGTCGACGAACCTTCTGACCGTGCCTCAGCCGTCCTACTTGATGAAGCAGCACTCCCACCCGCTCTTGACTAGCCAGCAACAGTCTGGCAGTGGGAATTACTGGATACACAGGCAACATTCGAACCCAGAGTTCCCAAGGAGGACCACCAGCCCAACGATCGTCGTCGAACCGGCGCCTGTCGTTAAAACGGAGGAAGAAATCGCGGAGGAATCTGTCACTGTTGCTACCACCACTACAGAGACCACAGGGTCCACCTCTGGGCTGAGGGTGAAGACTGCGGAGCTTAGACGGAGTTCCTCGTCTCCGCAA TCGACAAGCAGAGAGCCTCGAGAGAGCACTGGAGACCTGCGTCATGGCCACTGTCCAGTGTTACGTCCAGGTCCAGCTTTAGGTTGTATTCACTGCTGGAACACCATAGATGCTCATGGTCGAACGTTACGAAGGAAAACGAAGTACCATTGTCCAGAGTGCCAGGCCAATCTCTGCATCGTACCCTGTTTCCAAGAGTACCACGAGCTGAGcaaagacgaacattga